CGCTTTTTCATTTCGTCATCATGCCGCTCTTGCTTTTTAATCTCGGATGGCAAGCCTACCAGTTGTACTACGACCGGAGTTGGGACCGTGCGGAATGGTTGTTGATGGCGTTCGTCTTTATCCTGATGACGCTCGCCGCGCGCCTGATGGCGCTCCGGGCGCAGGACCGCGTCATACGGCTCGAAGAACGGCTCCGCTATTCGAGCCTTCTTTCGGCGGATCTCGCGGCAAAGGCATCATCATTGAAGACTGGCGAGATCATCGCGCTTCGATTTGCGTCGGATGATGAACTGCAGGACCTTGCTCAACGCGCCGTCAACCGGGAGTTCGCGACGCCGAAAGAGATCAAAATGGCAATCAAAAAATGGCGTGGCGACCATCTGAGGGTCTGACAATTTGGGATTTCTGATTTGTGATTGCGGATTTTCGTATCGATCGGTCTCGGCTCAGATGGAAGCGCAATCGTTCGTCAGCCGCGTCGCGAGTTACGACCTATCGTCGTAACTCTAACGATCCGATGAAGAATCGCAAAACAGACAACCTTTGCGGGATGGAGGCAACAACTTGACGTTGGGTTGAAACGGACGCTCGCACCTTGGAGTTGCCGTGGGTTCGCCAGTTGAGACCAGCTGGGATCTGCGCAATCCCGGAACCCCGTGTGAACAAGAAGGCCGTCCTCGCCGGACGGCCTTCTTTGTTCTTCGAAAATGGTGAGTCGTGCAGGACTCGAACCTGCGACCCGAAGATTAAGAGTCTTCTGCTCTACCAACTGAGCTAACGACCCATATGTCGGAACGAGGAAGATTATAGCAAGAGCGGCCGTGAAAACTCAAAAACCATTTGAAGGATTTTGCCCGTGTGGGAAAGACGAGATTTCTGCCGGGAAGCGTTCAATGGTTGGTTTCGCTGTTTTGATTCCGTAGCCAGGAAGCGGGGAAGCGACGGCAGCTATCAGATCACCGTGATTTGCCCACGGCTCAGCGGTTCAACCGACCGGTCCCGAAAGGAAGAAACATGTCAAGGAAATTCAAATCCCTGGTCCAAAATGTCCAAAATCCGAAATTGAAATGGAAATTGGCGCGTCATTCTCATCAACCCCGCCGTCGCCCTCGGATTGTTCGGCACCAAAATAAAATTCTCGAACAGAGCGCTGAAGACGAGGCGCCGGCCCGCCTCGACCGGATTTACCAACAATCCTTGATAAGCCGCGTCAATCCTTTCGTTCCTCGCCGACCCCGACACCGCGGCACGTTGAATGTCGCTGCTGTTAAGGCACCGGGCATTGGCGGTCGCCGCAAGGCAATGCTCGAAGACATCGCGGTCCTGACGGGCGGCAAGGTCATCTCCAGTAAAATTTTCTTTTTGACTGACCGCTATACCATTGAATAGTATAGTCACAGATGATGAGAGCCGAGCTTACTCATTTTTGTCGAATCACCGGGATTTACGGATCGAATAGACAAGCTGGCCTCGCTTGACGTTTTGTTTTCATTGCAAAACGATCTGGCCAAAAACCCTTAACGCGGCGACCTGATGACCTGATGTGCCGGGGCAAGAAAGGGTCGAATCGGAGACAAGGCAGCAGGCAAGGGCAAAAGCGGTGGTTTTCGGTACATCTACGTCTACATCGTTATCGCCGGAACGATGTATCTGGTTCATTTTTTTACGGCAAGAACGAAAAGGCCGACCTATCAAAGGCCGAGCGTAACGAACTCGCGAAGCTGGTCAAAGAACTAAAGAGGTTATATGGCGAAAAAAGCTGAATTGAACAATGAATTTTTCGAGAGTATCAAGGCAGGGTTGAATGCCGCGATCGAACACGCCGAGGGCAAGCGCCAAGATCTTCGCACCACGACGCTGCCGCGTCCGCCAGATCAGTTTTCGGCAACAGAGATCGCCAATTTTAGAGCTCAGCTCAACGTTTCCCAGGCAGTTTTCGCCCGATATCTGAATATCTCCCCGAAAACCGTACAGTCCTGGGAACAAGGCCACGGCAAACCCAACGGCGCCAGCCTCAAACTCTTGTCAATAGCTCGAAAAAATCCAAAAGTACTTATCGATGCTTAGTATTCTCAGTTTTCATTCTCGGTTTTCCATTTTCCATTGCTATCGTGGGCGGCATGGGCATGGGCATGGGAATGTAGTGTCAGTAGCCCGCACGTAAGTAAGGGCATTCTCAAAACACAAAGGCCTCGGCAATCCGCCGGGGCTTTTTTTTGATGTATAATCAGCATCATGAAATCGCGAGTTTATATCGAGACGTCCGTAGTAAGTTTTTATCACGAAACTCGTACCGAGCCCGATATGATCGCTCGTCGCGAATGGACTCGTAAATTTTGGGATGTCGCTGGCGAAGAATATACGCTGCTTACGAGCGTCGCGGTGTTGGAAGAACTTGAGAGAGGCGAATTTCCGAACAAGGAAGCAGCACTCGACCTTGTTAGCGGACTGACGCTCCTTCCGAATATCGAGGAGATTGATCTTATCGTCGATGTGTATATCCAACGCATGATAATGCCCGCTGATCCGGGCGGAGATGCCCGACACCTAGCACTTGCTTCTTTTCATAAATGCGATTTTCTTCTGACATGGAATTGCAAACACCTCGCAAATGCGAATAAATTCGGGCATATCCGAAAGGTTAATGATATTCTTGGATTGTACAATCCCTCTTTGGTGACTCCTATGGAACTGTTAGGAGATTTATATGAAGCGTGAAGTAGACCCCGGCATCGCATGGATAAGAAAAATTCGGCACCAAATTTCCGCCGAATGCGGTCACGATACTAAAAGGTTCGGCGACCATCTACGCGAACTGGAAAAAAAATACGCCGATCGCCTCGAACCTGTCACTCGTCAAGCTAGAGTCGAAACCGTTGAGGTAGTGATAAATAAATGATCGCCGGCCTCTTGCTGACGACCGAAGCAATGATCGCCGACGCTCCCGACGACAAGGGCGGCATGGGTATGGGAATGTAGTTGCAGAACCCCGCACGCAGTAAGGGCATTCTCACAGTACAAAAGGCCTCGGCACACGCCGGGGCCTTTGAGCGAAAGGCAGCTCCGTAATCGTTTGAATAACCCGATGTGCCGCGATCGAATACGCGAAGATCCAGATAATGCCTAAGACTGCGGTTATTTGAGCGATCCGGCGAGCAACCGACGAACCGCGATAAATGAAAAGCCCGGCAATGCCGAAGATCACGCCCCCCGCGATCATAAATGGGAGATAGGTGATCCAGGTATCTTGGATAGCTCGCATCATCGCTGCGAAATGCGGAGGAGCCGGCGGCGCAGATGCCATCATCATCCGCTGAAACGCGACCATCGCTAACCCAAATGCTCCAAACCCTGCGACAGCGATTCCAAAGAGTCCCGTTAGTATCCCGGCGACCTTATTGCTTTTGAGAGAATTCATCATTTCCCAATCCTACACCAACCCCGCGAATGTTCTTGACACCAAGAGCGACTTGATCAACCTTCTTTCCGCCGCAGAAGACGGTGTCAGGCTTGCGATATGAGATTCTCAAGGCCTCGGGGGGGAACGAACGGTGAAACAATCGCGGTGTCTGACGCGGCTGTCTTGTTTCTATTCCACGGGTTTGCACCCGTGGCTTTATGCTCGTCACCCGCCACGCGGGATCACACTTCAAGTGCCCTGTCAGTCCCGGGACGCATCGGCATCGCAATTTGATTGTTGATTTTCGTGTGCAGTCTATGCGGTATTCCGCAAACTGAAATCCTTAACGGGACAAAATATGTATGTAACCGCCGTATTTGCAGAATTTACGCCGGGGGCGACTTTTTTCGCCGTTCTCGCGCGCGCAAATGGGACAAAATCGGGGTTAAGTGATCTGGATTCAAACATTTAGCCTGTCCCATTTCGGCGAAAAAATGGGACAGTTGATGATCCCGGAGCTTACCAGCATATGACGAACGGTGTCAGAAGAACGGTGAGAGAACGGTATCAGTCTTGCGAAAGTGCGATTTTGGCACAAGAAGCGTGCCGATTTTGGAAAGTGCAGTGTCAGGCCTCCGATTTTCAAGTTAGTGGCAATTTGTTTCGGCTGGCCTTTTTCGTGGTAGAATACGCGGTCAGGAGGCGACGGTATGGGTTGGGAAGCTCAGAGAGTACTTGAGGGCATATTCGAATTTGGAGCGCCGCTGAACATATGGGCGATCGAGCTCGATTGGGATCATTGGAATGATCGGCAATACTTTGTGATCCACATGCAGATTGATAATGACGATAACCTTGGCCAGCGTCTGATGTCCAAGATGAAAAGCGAGGAGGGCATATACAAGTATCCGCGAATGATCATTATGGAAGCAAGGTCCTCCGCTTGGCGCGAATGGGTGATCGAGGGAGCTTATCTATACTCGCTCGAGAAGAACTACCGCCCGAGCCAATATCCACACAACCCGTGGCTGGGCTGGACCCTCGGCATCCGCTTTGACAAAACGAAGCTTAACAAAGGTTCGGTAATGGGCATCTTTGGAAACGAGAGGGGAAAACAGTTCTGGCCCGACCGCGATGGCCCCGGCTCCTCACCGAACAAATACTAGAGATCCTCTAGATCCTGAGCACGAAAGAGAATAAAGATCCGATCGACGAAACAAAGACCCGCACGATCGAACCTTGGGAGAGGTTGAATCTTGCTCTGAGGTAGTAAAGGGCGTTGGAAGCCTCCATCTGCGGAACATCGTCGCTATGGCTGACGATCCCGGGCCAGATCATCGCCGCTTGTCCCACCACTATTAACAAATACCCCGCCCGCTGCAGGTACAACCTAAACGTCGAAACCTCGCCCGTATACCACCTCCCATTTTCAAGCCGATACGACACCCCGGATTTTGTGTTTGAAGAAGATCAATGGTGAGGTTTTTTATCCCAGAGTCCCGACGATTGTGGACGACATTCTCCCTGCTTTGCCGCTGCGAAAGAACGGTGCCGCGCTAACTAAACCCGTGAGGCAACGCAAACGGCGGCATAGGCTGAATCCTGCGTCGCCTAGCGGCGGCTGATTGTAGCCGTGGGACAAACGCGGACTGGAAAAAGAGACGGGGGATTCGCGGCGCCCTCTCGAAGGACGAGAGTGCTTGAGCGGGTCGTCGTTGAGGGAATGTTCAAAGACATTCGCGCCCGCGAACCGACCTGGTTCGGACGGCTCCCGAGTCCGGCGCCGTCGAAGGTTTCGAACCTCCGCAAAAACTGGCCTGCAAAAAAAGGCATCTCTTTCGTTCTTAATTTGGCAAAAACAAGAGTTACGGCGAAAATAGAAACTGAATGAAAGAATGTCCCGAATGCAAGATCTGTTATAACGACAACGTCGCGATGTGTCCGGCCGACCGCAAGGAGACGCGGTTCGCGCTGCCGGGCGACCAGTTGCTTGCCGGGCGGTACTTTCTCGAACGACAACTCGGAAAAGGCGCGATGGGACAGGTCTACCTGGCGCGCGACAAAAAGTTTGACGCGCGCTGGGTCGCGGTCAAGACCGTTCGCCAGGATCTTCTTTCGAGCGACGATCTGCAGGAAGGCGAGGCGATCGCGCGATTCGAACGCGAAGCGCAGTCGGCGGCATCGATCCAGCATCCGAATACGGTCAGCGTCACCGACTTCGGCGAAACGCCCGAAGGCGTCTTCTATCTCGTGATGGAATATGTCGAAGGCGAAACGCTCCATCGTCTGCTGCGCCGCGAGGGAACTCTGTCGATCAAGCGGGCCGTAAAGCTCCTGAGGCAGATAGCCGACGGCGTCGAAGCCGCGCACGATCGCGGAATTCTGCATCGCGACCTCAAGCCGGCGAACATCTTCCTGATGTCGAAGGGCCGCGCCGGCGATGACGGATTCATCAAGGTCGGCGATTTCGGGCTTGCGAAGATCGTCCATCAGACCGTTACCGATATCAATTCGAAAGCGTCTCCGTCATCGCGCGGCATCATCGGAACTCCCGAGTTTATGGCTCCGGAACAGATGCAGCCGGAACTCGGAGTCGACGTCCGCGCCGACATTTATGCTCTCGGGACGATCGCTTATCTGATGCTCGGCGGACGAACGCCGTTTACGGGCGATCTGATGCAGCTCGTGATGCAGAAGGTGATGCACGCGGCGCCGGCATTGTCGACATTGCGTTCGGACGTTCCGGCCGACGTCGAACGGGTGATTATGCGGGCGCTCGACACCGAAAAGGACAGGCGTCCGGCGTCGGTTCGTGATTGGATCACCGAACTTGAGGCGGCTGCCGGCGATGCCGACGTGCCGCAGGGCAGCGGCGCCGCGCGGCTCGTGATCATGGCGCCGATCGGCGCCGAGGTCTACGTCGATGACGAACGGCGCGGCAGTGTCGGGCGATCGGGCCGACTGGTTTTGTCCGGCGTTCCCGCAGGCCAGCATATTCTGCGTGTTTCCAACACCGGCGAGAAGGACGACGAACGCGTCATTGAACTTCGAGAGGGCGGCGAAGAACAGGTGATTCAGGCGCAGCTGCGGCCGATGAAGGGAACCGCGAGCCAGCCGTCGCCGTCCAGCCACGGCGGGGCGACCGAGTCGAGCATAATGCCCGGGATCGTCGCTTGTTCGAACTGCAGCGCGCGGTTTGCCGAAGGCGTGAAGTTCTGCGGGCGATGCGGAAACCGGACGTTCAATGTCGTCAGTCTCGGCGCCACATCCCGCGGTTACACGAATTGCCCGCGGTGCCAGTCGGTCCTGCCGCAGAACGCGAAATTCTGCGGAAGGTGCGGGATGCAGTTCGGCCAGTCTTTGCCCCAGACACCTGGCTTTTCGGTTCCCGGGATCCAGCCTCAGAGCGTGCAGCGGATCTGCGGCAAATGCGGCGCCGTGATCGCACCCGGCGCTCGTTTTTGCGGCAAGTGCGGCGGCGGCTTGATTTGAGCCGAGGCCGGAGATCGCGGGAAACTGATTGTTCCGCATCGGAAATCCGAAGGATTCAAAATCGAAAATCGAAAAGTGAAAATCGTGCTACTCTTTTAGCGTTATGAAGATCTGTCCACAATGCCGGCAAACTTATACGGATGACGGATTGAATTTCTGTTTGAGCGACGGAAGCATTTTGGATGCCGCACCTGCTCCGGAGGCAAAGACGGTCTTTTTCGAAACGCCGAGGGTAACCAACGAATACCGTCCCGAGCCGCAGTTTCAGCCGCCGGCGGTTTGGCAGAACCAGCAGAACATCCAGCCCGCGCAGTACGGCGCGGTCACGCGACAAAACGGCAATACCGACCGATCCTTGCCGATCATCTCGCTCCTTTTGGGCGTTTTCGCGATGTTCCTCGGTTGTTTTCTGATCGGAATTCCGCTCGGACTCGGAGCGATCGTCACCGGCGGCCTCGGAATCAAGAACGAGATCAACGAACCGAATCGATTCGGCGGCCGCGGATTGGCGATCGGCGGAATAGTGACCGGCGCGGTCGGGCTCGCGATCGGTTTCATTTTCCTCATTTTATTTATGGCGGGCTGATGATATAGAATCTAGCTTTAACTGACCAAATGCGAGTAACACTTCGCGTAATCGCGGGTCCGCAAACAGGACGCGTCTTTACGTTTGACCAACACGAGACGTTTATGATCGGGCGCGGCGAGGACTCGCATTTTTGCCTCCCCCAGGACCGTTATTTTTCGCGCCACCATTGCATTTTGGAGATGGCGCCGCCGCAGTGTTTTCTTCGCGATCTCGGCTCGACGAACGGAACCTTCGTCAACGGTATCCGCGTCGAATCGGTGTATTTGAAGAGCGGCGACCGGATTCAGGGCGGGGAAACGGTGCTTGAGGTCGAGGTCACGGGCGATCCGGATCTGTCCCGGCCGACGGCTGACGACATCGGAAACAGAACGATTCCGTCGATGATCACGGTCGCTTGCCTCAACTGCGGCCTGCCGTCCGAGGCTGAAGTGTCGAGACCCGACGCGCGTATGACGTTCCTTTGTGACGACTGCCGCGAGAAACTCAAACAGAACCCGCAGCCGATCCCGAATTATCAGATGATCCGGATGCTCGGACAGGGCGGAATGGGAAGCGTGATGCTCGCGCGGCACATAACCGACGGCCGGCCGGTGGCGATCAAGACCCTTCTGCCCGAAGTCGCCGTCTCGGAGCAGTCAATGAAGCGTTTCATTCGCGAGATCGAGGTCGCGGCGAGCCTTCAGCATCCGCATATCGTCAGTTACATCGAGCACGGCACGCACAACGGAATCATCTATCTCGTCACCGAATTCGTCGCCGGAATGGATGCGTCGAAACTTGCGAAGGAACGCGGCGGGCGTTTGCCTTATCCGGAAGTGGTGAAGATCATCGAGCAAACCCTTTCGGCGCTCGACTTTGCGCACGCGCAGGGTTTCGTGCATCGTGACATCAAGGAACAGAACATCCTCGTGAACGGCAATTTCCCGGGCTATATCGCGAAACTGACCGATTTCGGACTTGCAAAGAGTTACAAACAGACCGGAATGAGCGGCGTCACGATGGTCGGCGACGTGGCCGGGACGATCGCCTATATGCCGCCCGAGCAGGTCCGCGATTTCAAGGAAGTGCGGCCGCCGTCGGACATCTACGCGACTGGAATGACGGCATATTCGTTGCTTACCGGAGCGCACGCTCTCGACATCGGCCCGCGCGCCGGAATCGCCGAAACGGTCAAGGCGATCTTCGAAAAGCCCATCATCCCGATCAGCCAGAGAACTCTCGACGTGCCTTTGCGGGTTGCGAGCGTGATCGAAACCGCGATCGCCAAACAGGTCGAACTCCGCTGGCGATCAGCCGGCGAGATGCGCGACGCCCTCTTGCGCGCGATCAATTGAACGAAAAATGCTTCTTTTTTGCTGTGGCATCAGATTCGACCGAAAGGTCGGCAACGGTTGATCTCACGGAGCCGAAACACAAGAATTCACGAACTCAAAATCCGCTCTCGCGCCAGGATCAATCCCATCAGCGCCCAAAGATGCCTTGCGTCTTCGAACGAACCGGTCAGCCCCTGATAGACGAATGCCGAAAGGAACGCGATTACGAGCAGCTTCAGCGGCTCGTCTTCGGTGCGCACGAACCTGACCAAAAAACCGCAGATAAGCAAAACGGCGGCGAGTCCGACGATACCCGATTCAGCGGAGACGTTCAGGAACGTGTTATGCGCATCGGTCAGCGTCTGGTCGACGCCCGAGAGATCGTCGTAACGCACGAGACACGTGTTTTCACCTAGTCCGCGACCGAAAACCGGATTCCGGGCGAAGGTCTTCGCGGCGTCGATCCAGGTCAGCGCGCGTGCGCTCGGTTCGAGTTTAAGTTCGGTGAACGGGACGGCGACCGAGAACAATGGCGTCGATTGCGGCTTCGGCGAAACTGCGGCGACGAGCAGGAAAAGGGTCGCGAACGAGATCAGCAGGACCGCGGAGCGTCGTTTCTTTTCCGTGAAGAGCCAGATTCCGGCCGCGAAGAAAAATCCGCCGATCCCTGGCGAAAAAGTCAGCATCGCGCAAATTGCGCATCCACCGAGAAGAACCGCGGCACAAACGCGTCCGATAATACCTTCACGCCGGCCCGCGATGATGATCAACGCCGCGACGCTGAGATAATTCGCGAGCATATTTGCGTTGAGGAAGGTGGACGAGATGCGCGGGTAGTTTCCGGGCGGCAAGGTTCCATAGTGGAACAAAGTGTAACCAAGCAGCCAGTTATCGCGGTCGGCGTAAAAGAGAAACGCCGAAACCAGGCCGACGCCGATGCAAACCGCGGCCGCTCCGATCGATATCTGAACCGCGCGCCGAAGATCGTCGGCGGACCGGACGATCGTCACGGTCACCAGAGGGATCAGCGCAAGGTATGTTTTTCCGGCGAGTTTCAGGGACGCGGATTGCCAATCGTCGGCGGCCAGCGCCGAAAACGCCATCGCGGCGAGAAAGAAAAGCAATACGTAGACAAAACGCGATTTCGGGAACTCGTAGGCGCTGAAAGCGACGCCGAATGCGGTCAAAAGAAACAAGACCGGAAAAATGCCGTCCGAGACCTGGATCTTAGCCGAGCCAAGATACATAAAGGGCTGCATGAACCCGAGCGAAAAGAGGAACAGCAATAGAACCGCGGATGTGATCTTAGCGAACATCTTTAAGAAGAGATTTCAGGGCCGAAGCGAATTTCGCCAGATCGAAATTCTGGGGATCGTCGTGGGCGTCCTTGATGCCGGCGTCGATCGCCGAATGGTACGCCGGGATCAGCCACGTTCCGCGCCGCACGCTGGCGGCCACATAGAGCAGCGCGAGCCGTTCGTATTGGGCGTCTGAAAATCCGGGAAACGGAGCGATCAGGTCGTTGTTCGGGTTCGAACTCGCCGGATCACGCCTGCGTGGTTGGACGAGTTCGATATGGATCTGCAGTCCTTTTCCTTCGGCTTTCAGCATATCGCGCGCGAATTTCGTGCCCCAACCCTTGCGGACCGTCTCGCCGAACGGCGTCGCGGTCAGAGATTCGCCAAGGCGATTGACGAAAACATGCGCCACCGGCTGATTGATCCAGACGTTCAGGTTGTTGCCGCGCGCCTTTGGATTCGAATCGAGGTCGGCAGGGAACTCGGCGTCGACGAGATTTGGCGTTGAGGTGTCGTGGATGATGAAATAAAGAGCCTCGATCGCCGAACCGTCCGGCAGAATTGCCTTTGCGAGCGGAAGATCGATACTGCCGCCGATCGTATCTTCGGTTATCTTCTTGTCGTTCAAGTACGCACGAAGCTTGGCGGCCTTTATTTTTACGGTCCCGCCGATGAGTTTCTGGAGCGGGTCCGGGAGTTTCGCCGGTTCGACGCCGAGCGTTCCGCCCTTGCCGTTCGGGCGTAGGAGGCACTTCGCCTGCGCGAGCGGGTCACCGTTGAATTGCAATGTTCGCGGATCGAACCGGCACGAAGTGTTTTGGGCCATCGCAGTTGTTGCAACCAAATAGACTAAGGCTGTGATCAGAAAACAAGAATTGAATCGCAGATAGGCGGTTGCGCGGAAATGCATAAGTTGGTTGAGATTCATCATGCGCGAAAATCAAGATTCAAAATTCCAATGATTCCAGATTCCAAATCCTGGACTCAAAATTCCAAATTCCAAATTCCAAATCGAAAATCCCAAATCCGAAATCAACGGTTGCCCGCCCGCTCACGCAGGCGGTACTGACTCGTACCCAAATCGCAAATCCCAAATCGCAAATCGCAAATCGCAAATCCCAAATCCCAAATCGCAAATCGCAAATCGCAAATCGCAAATCGCAAATCGCAAATCGCAAATCGCAAATCGCAAATCGCAAATCGCAAATCGCAAATCGCAAATCGCAAATCGCAAATCAGAGCGTTTTGGTCACCTTCGAGAGTGATCTCGGCGCGTCGGCGTCGAGCCCTTTTTCTTTGGCAAGCATCGCGGCAAAAAGCTGCGCCGGAATGATAAACGGGATCGGCGACAGGAATTCGTCGATCTCGGCCGGCATCAACAAGGAGCGCGAACTAAGATTGGCGATGTCCGGATCATTCGTGATCGAGAGACTGTCGGCGTGAAGGTCCCGCAACCGTCTGAGCAGATCGACGCTGCTCGCCCTGGTGACGCCGGCCGGGCCGAACATGATCACCGGAAAACGGCGTTCGACGATCGCCAGAGGGCCGTGAAAAAAGTCCGCGGACGAAAATCGTTCGGCGATGACGTAGCAGGTTTCCATCAGTTTCAAAGCGAGTTCGTATGAGTTGCCGTAGTTCAAGCCGCGGCCGACGACGACGCAGTTTTCCATAAAAGCGTAACGCTTGACGATCTCTTCGACATCAGAGGTCAGTTGCAGGGCGAGCGCGGAAAAATGCGGAATCTTGTCGTAGGCGATCTTCGCATCCGAAAGCGCCGCGGCAAGCATATAGAAATGAAGCATTTGGCCGGTGTAGGTCTTGGTGGCCGCAACCGACATTTCTCTCCCGGCATGCGTCAGAAGAGTCTCGTCGGCGATTTTCGCCATCGACGATTCGGATTCGTTGGTGATCCCGAGCGTGAACGCTCCCGAACGCTTCGCGCTTTCGAGAACCTCGTTGATGTCGGTTCCCTCGCCCGACTGCGACACGCCGATCACCAAGGCGCGCTTCAAATTCAGTTTCGCGTTGTAAAGCGTGAACACCGACGGCGCCGAAAGCGAGACCGGAATGCCGGTCGTGATCTCGAGCAGGTATCTGCCGAAAAGCGATGCGTTGTCGGAACTTCCGCGCGCCACAAGGACGATCAGATCGATCTCCCTCGACGCAAGATGGCTCGCGAGTTTGATGTATTTGTTGTGTTCCGCCTGAATCATCCGTTCGAGCGCGACCGGTTGTTCGGCGATTTCCTGCAGCATTATCGACATAATCAAGTTGTCGGTTCTGCGGTCGGTTCATTTCGCTTAAGCTCTATTAACACTGAGTTTATGGCCCCGCCTATGAGAATGACGAGCGCCGTCAGATAGAGCCAAAGCATCAGAATAATCACCGCGCCGAGCGAACCGTAGGTTTTATTGTATGTATTAAAGTACTCGAGATAAAGGCGAAAGGCCGTTGTCAGCAACAACCAAAGCGCGATCGCGACGAACGAACCAGGCGTGATCCATTTCCAGTCAAGTTCCGGGAACGACGGCATCAGGTTGTAGATCAGTTCGCACGCGAAGAGCATTATCGCAAGCATCGCGAGCCATTCGACGGACACGAGGACGAGTGGGGAAGTGATCTGGAACCCAATCCAGCCAAGAGCGATCTGCACCAATTGCCAGCCGTAGAAGACCAAGCCGAGCACGACGGCTGCGAGGATCGTGAGCGCAAGCGTCATCCCGATCGAAAGTCCTTTGGTCTTGAGCCAGGAGCGTTTTTCACGGACTTCGTAAACGGAGTTGAGTGCGACCCGCAGACTGTCCATACCCGCCGACGCCGACCAGACGGCGATCAAGATCCCGAGCGTGAGTTTGCCGCCGGAACTGTTCGCAATGATCTCTTCGACGGTCTTCTGAACGAGGTCAAACGCCGTCAAGGGCATCAACTGCCTCATATAGGCGTAGAGTTCGGACTTGAGGTCGACGGTTGAATCGAGCACAAGGCCGAACAAAGAAACAAGAAAGAACAGCAGTGGGAAAAGTGAGAATGAAAAGTAAAAGGCGACTTGCGCCGCCCGACTGAAAATGTCGTCGTGAAACGCCTTCTTGTAAAGGAGTTTCACGAAGTCGACAAAATAAAAGATGGCGTCGATCATGCGTCGTCGGCGCTCTCCTAGCCGCGGATACGTTCGAGAAGGGTCATCATCAGCACGCTCAGCAGAACGCGTGTCTCTTCTTCCGGGGACATCTGTCCGACCGGTTCAAGCTCGAACTTGCCTTCAAGGAAAGCCGGCGTCTTTTTGAGCCGCGCAACCGGCGCTCCGTCCATACGCGAAACAAGATACGTCGGATTAAAAAGGTAACCAGAGAGAATGCCGACCAGCGGAATTTGGCCGAAAAGCGCATCCCCCACCTTGATCCAGCCATTCTCTTCATTGATCTTCATTACCTGGTTTCCCGAGGCGTCGAAGATCTCGTAGCTGGCCTTCCAGATCGAACGCATTCCCTTGCGTTTGATGGATCCGAGCCTATTTCCACGCGAATCCGTAAAGCCGTAATTGGCTGACCAGTCGATCACTCGGTCGGCCTTGATATTGAAAAGATGCTGCGTCTGTCCCTCGTCGGCGAAGATATTGATGTCTTCCTTCAGTTTGAACAGCTTTTGTTTGACATAGC
The DNA window shown above is from Acidobacteriota bacterium and carries:
- a CDS encoding type II toxin-antitoxin system VapC family toxin, translating into MKSRVYIETSVVSFYHETRTEPDMIARREWTRKFWDVAGEEYTLLTSVAVLEELERGEFPNKEAALDLVSGLTLLPNIEEIDLIVDVYIQRMIMPADPGGDARHLALASFHKCDFLLTWNCKHLANANKFGHIRKVNDILGLYNPSLVTPMELLGDLYEA
- a CDS encoding DUF4190 domain-containing protein; the encoded protein is MKICPQCRQTYTDDGLNFCLSDGSILDAAPAPEAKTVFFETPRVTNEYRPEPQFQPPAVWQNQQNIQPAQYGAVTRQNGNTDRSLPIISLLLGVFAMFLGCFLIGIPLGLGAIVTGGLGIKNEINEPNRFGGRGLAIGGIVTGAVGLAIGFIFLILFMAG
- a CDS encoding helix-turn-helix domain-containing protein, whose product is MAKKAELNNEFFESIKAGLNAAIEHAEGKRQDLRTTTLPRPPDQFSATEIANFRAQLNVSQAVFARYLNISPKTVQSWEQGHGKPNGASLKLLSIARKNPKVLIDA
- a CDS encoding protein kinase, with translation MRVTLRVIAGPQTGRVFTFDQHETFMIGRGEDSHFCLPQDRYFSRHHCILEMAPPQCFLRDLGSTNGTFVNGIRVESVYLKSGDRIQGGETVLEVEVTGDPDLSRPTADDIGNRTIPSMITVACLNCGLPSEAEVSRPDARMTFLCDDCREKLKQNPQPIPNYQMIRMLGQGGMGSVMLARHITDGRPVAIKTLLPEVAVSEQSMKRFIREIEVAASLQHPHIVSYIEHGTHNGIIYLVTEFVAGMDASKLAKERGGRLPYPEVVKIIEQTLSALDFAHAQGFVHRDIKEQNILVNGNFPGYIAKLTDFGLAKSYKQTGMSGVTMVGDVAGTIAYMPPEQVRDFKEVRPPSDIYATGMTAYSLLTGAHALDIGPRAGIAETVKAIFEKPIIPISQRTLDVPLRVASVIETAIAKQVELRWRSAGEMRDALLRAIN
- a CDS encoding O-antigen ligase family protein, whose amino-acid sequence is MFAKITSAVLLLFLFSLGFMQPFMYLGSAKIQVSDGIFPVLFLLTAFGVAFSAYEFPKSRFVYVLLFFLAAMAFSALAADDWQSASLKLAGKTYLALIPLVTVTIVRSADDLRRAVQISIGAAAVCIGVGLVSAFLFYADRDNWLLGYTLFHYGTLPPGNYPRISSTFLNANMLANYLSVAALIIIAGRREGIIGRVCAAVLLGGCAICAMLTFSPGIGGFFFAAGIWLFTEKKRRSAVLLISFATLFLLVAAVSPKPQSTPLFSVAVPFTELKLEPSARALTWIDAAKTFARNPVFGRGLGENTCLVRYDDLSGVDQTLTDAHNTFLNVSAESGIVGLAAVLLICGFLVRFVRTEDEPLKLLVIAFLSAFVYQGLTGSFEDARHLWALMGLILARERILSS
- a CDS encoding protein kinase, encoding MKECPECKICYNDNVAMCPADRKETRFALPGDQLLAGRYFLERQLGKGAMGQVYLARDKKFDARWVAVKTVRQDLLSSDDLQEGEAIARFEREAQSAASIQHPNTVSVTDFGETPEGVFYLVMEYVEGETLHRLLRREGTLSIKRAVKLLRQIADGVEAAHDRGILHRDLKPANIFLMSKGRAGDDGFIKVGDFGLAKIVHQTVTDINSKASPSSRGIIGTPEFMAPEQMQPELGVDVRADIYALGTIAYLMLGGRTPFTGDLMQLVMQKVMHAAPALSTLRSDVPADVERVIMRALDTEKDRRPASVRDWITELEAAAGDADVPQGSGAARLVIMAPIGAEVYVDDERRGSVGRSGRLVLSGVPAGQHILRVSNTGEKDDERVIELREGGEEQVIQAQLRPMKGTASQPSPSSHGGATESSIMPGIVACSNCSARFAEGVKFCGRCGNRTFNVVSLGATSRGYTNCPRCQSVLPQNAKFCGRCGMQFGQSLPQTPGFSVPGIQPQSVQRICGKCGAVIAPGARFCGKCGGGLI